A single region of the Xenopus laevis strain J_2021 chromosome 4L, Xenopus_laevis_v10.1, whole genome shotgun sequence genome encodes:
- the LOC121403053 gene encoding cytochrome P450 4B1-like isoform X3: MGLLESIYSVDIYRVVHLAAVFCLSVVLAKAILLYQRCTEISKALKAFPGPPSHWLYGQANEFHQDGQDLDRLLNWGLQYPYANPVWFGKFVVYMNITHPEYAKALLSRTDPKDTITYHHLISWIGKGLSVLSGQIWDKHRKLLTSSFHFDVLNLYVNQMAESTKIMLGKLEEQITSSDTIDIYPYVTLMTLDTIIKCTLGWNSNCQIDRENTYTNDLLELTRLLNERLCFFPYYSDFVFSFSPSGFLFRKVYKTSQQHTANIIKQRRETLLREDKLDKDQQSRHLDFLEMLLASQDENGQGLSDEDIRAELDTIIFEGHNTTASGISWILYCMAKYPEHQHKCRKEIREVLRERDTLQWNDLTLFPYTTMCVKESLRLYSPMPILTRRLSKPISFSDGRSLPEGCLVSMCIDSIHRNPEVWEDPEELHWSEICNE, from the exons ATGGGTTTGTTGGAGTCTATCTACTCTGTGGATATATACAGGGTTGTGCACCTCGCTGCTGTATTTTGTCTATCCGTGGTGTTGGCAAAGGCAATTCTGTTGTACCAAAGATGTACAGAAATCTCTAAAGCATTGAAAGCTTTTCCAGGACCTCCTAGCCACTGGCTGTATGGACAAGCTAATGAG TTTCACCAGGATGGGCAAGACCTTGACAGACTGTTGAACTGGGGATTACAGTATCCATATGCAAACCCTGTTTGGTTTGGGAAATTCGTTGTGTATATGAACATCACTCACCCAGAATATGCCAAGGCTTTACTATCCAGAACAG ATCCCAAGGATACTATCACTTATCATCATTTAATTTCCTGGATTG GTAAAGGATTATCGGTTTTATCTGGACAGATATGGGACAAACACAGAAAGCTGCTAACTTCATCGTTTCATTTTGATGTACTGAACCTGTATGTAAATCAGATGGCAGAGTCTACAAAGATCATGTTG GGCAAACTTGAAGAACAAATAACAAGTTCGGACACCATTGATATCTACCCATATGTCACCTTGATGACGCTGGATACCATAATAAAGTGTACACTTGGTTGGAACAGCAACTGCCAGATAGACAG GGAGAACACATACACTAATGATCTGCTAGAGCTCACAAGACTGCTGAATGAAAGACTCTGCTTCTTTCCTTATTACAGTGACTTTGTCTTTTCTTTCAGTCCTTCGGGATTTCTGTTTAGGAAGGTTTATAAAACCTCACAACAGCACACAG ccaatataataaaacaaagaagaGAGACCCTTCTACGCGAGGATAAACTGGATAAAGACCAGCAAAGTAGGCATCTGGATTTTTTGGAAATGCTTCTTGCTTCTCAA GATGAAAATGGTCAGGGTCTCTCTGATGAGGACATCCGTGCAGAGCTGGATACAATTATATTTGAAGGACATAACACAACTGCCAGTGGGATCTCCTGGATCTTATATTGCATGGCCAAATACCCAGAGCACCAGCATAAATGCCGGAAGGAGATCAGGGAGGTGCTTAGGGAGAGAGATACTTTGCAATG GAATGACCTGACTCTGTTTCCCTACACCACAATGTGTGTTAAAGAAAGTCTGCGACTGTATTCTCCAATGCCAATCCTTACTAGAAGACTCAGCAAACCAATTTCATTTTCTGATGGTCGGTCCTTACCTGAAG GTTGCCTGGTCTCCATGTGCATTGATAGCATCCATAGAAACCCTGAGGTCTGGGAAGATCCAGAG GAATTGCATTGGTCAGAAATTTGCAATGAATGA
- the LOC121403053 gene encoding cytochrome P450 4B1-like isoform X1: MGLLESIYSVDIYRVVHLAAVFCLSVVLAKAILLYQRCTEISKALKAFPGPPSHWLYGQANEFHQDGQDLDRLLNWGLQYPYANPVWFGKFVVYMNITHPEYAKALLSRTDPKDTITYHHLISWIGKGLSVLSGQIWDKHRKLLTSSFHFDVLNLYVNQMAESTKIMLGKLEEQITSSDTIDIYPYVTLMTLDTIIKCTLGWNSNCQIDRENTYTNDLLELTRLLNERLCFFPYYSDFVFSFSPSGFLFRKVYKTSQQHTANIIKQRRETLLREDKLDKDQQSRHLDFLEMLLASQDENGQGLSDEDIRAELDTIIFEGHNTTASGISWILYCMAKYPEHQHKCRKEIREVLRERDTLQWNDLTLFPYTTMCVKESLRLYSPMPILTRRLSKPISFSDGRSLPEGCLVSMCIDSIHRNPEVWEDPEVFDPLRFSHENSVLLHSHAYLPFAAGPRNCIGQKFAMNEMTVAIALTLNAFELSLDPSQLPIKEALLVLKSKNGIHLRIQKQTQNK; encoded by the exons ATGGGTTTGTTGGAGTCTATCTACTCTGTGGATATATACAGGGTTGTGCACCTCGCTGCTGTATTTTGTCTATCCGTGGTGTTGGCAAAGGCAATTCTGTTGTACCAAAGATGTACAGAAATCTCTAAAGCATTGAAAGCTTTTCCAGGACCTCCTAGCCACTGGCTGTATGGACAAGCTAATGAG TTTCACCAGGATGGGCAAGACCTTGACAGACTGTTGAACTGGGGATTACAGTATCCATATGCAAACCCTGTTTGGTTTGGGAAATTCGTTGTGTATATGAACATCACTCACCCAGAATATGCCAAGGCTTTACTATCCAGAACAG ATCCCAAGGATACTATCACTTATCATCATTTAATTTCCTGGATTG GTAAAGGATTATCGGTTTTATCTGGACAGATATGGGACAAACACAGAAAGCTGCTAACTTCATCGTTTCATTTTGATGTACTGAACCTGTATGTAAATCAGATGGCAGAGTCTACAAAGATCATGTTG GGCAAACTTGAAGAACAAATAACAAGTTCGGACACCATTGATATCTACCCATATGTCACCTTGATGACGCTGGATACCATAATAAAGTGTACACTTGGTTGGAACAGCAACTGCCAGATAGACAG GGAGAACACATACACTAATGATCTGCTAGAGCTCACAAGACTGCTGAATGAAAGACTCTGCTTCTTTCCTTATTACAGTGACTTTGTCTTTTCTTTCAGTCCTTCGGGATTTCTGTTTAGGAAGGTTTATAAAACCTCACAACAGCACACAG ccaatataataaaacaaagaagaGAGACCCTTCTACGCGAGGATAAACTGGATAAAGACCAGCAAAGTAGGCATCTGGATTTTTTGGAAATGCTTCTTGCTTCTCAA GATGAAAATGGTCAGGGTCTCTCTGATGAGGACATCCGTGCAGAGCTGGATACAATTATATTTGAAGGACATAACACAACTGCCAGTGGGATCTCCTGGATCTTATATTGCATGGCCAAATACCCAGAGCACCAGCATAAATGCCGGAAGGAGATCAGGGAGGTGCTTAGGGAGAGAGATACTTTGCAATG GAATGACCTGACTCTGTTTCCCTACACCACAATGTGTGTTAAAGAAAGTCTGCGACTGTATTCTCCAATGCCAATCCTTACTAGAAGACTCAGCAAACCAATTTCATTTTCTGATGGTCGGTCCTTACCTGAAG GTTGCCTGGTCTCCATGTGCATTGATAGCATCCATAGAAACCCTGAGGTCTGGGAAGATCCAGAG GTGTTTGATCCATTGAGGTTCTCCCATGAAAATTCTGTGCTCTTGCATTCTCATGCATATCTTCCATTTGCAGCAGGACCAAG GAATTGCATTGGTCAGAAATTTGCAATGAATGAGATGACAGTCGCAATTGCTTTGACCTTAAATGCCTTTGAGTTGTCACTGGATCCATCACAACTACCCATCAAAGAAGCACTGCTTGTCCTTAAATCTAAAAATGGCATTCACTTGAGGatccaaaaacaaacacaaaacaaatga
- the LOC121403053 gene encoding cytochrome P450 4B1-like isoform X4, protein MGLLESIYSVDIYRVVHLAAVFCLSVVLAKAILLYQRCTEISKALKAFPGPPSHWLYGQANEFHQDGQDLDRLLNWGLQYPYANPVWFGKFVVYMNITHPEYAKALLSRTDPKDTITYHHLISWIGKGLSVLSGQIWDKHRKLLTSSFHFDVLNLYVNQMAESTKIMLGKLEEQITSSDTIDIYPYVTLMTLDTIIKCTLGWNSNCQIDRENTYTNDLLELTRLLNERLCFFPYYSDFVFSFSPSGFLFRKVYKTSQQHTANIIKQRRETLLREDKLDKDQQSRHLDFLEMLLASQDENGQGLSDEDIRAELDTIIFEGHNTTASGISWILYCMAKYPEHQHKCRKEIREVLRERDTLQWNDLTLFPYTTMCVKESLRLYSPMPILTRRLSKPISFSDGRSLPEGCLVSMCIDSIHRNPEVWEDPERL, encoded by the exons ATGGGTTTGTTGGAGTCTATCTACTCTGTGGATATATACAGGGTTGTGCACCTCGCTGCTGTATTTTGTCTATCCGTGGTGTTGGCAAAGGCAATTCTGTTGTACCAAAGATGTACAGAAATCTCTAAAGCATTGAAAGCTTTTCCAGGACCTCCTAGCCACTGGCTGTATGGACAAGCTAATGAG TTTCACCAGGATGGGCAAGACCTTGACAGACTGTTGAACTGGGGATTACAGTATCCATATGCAAACCCTGTTTGGTTTGGGAAATTCGTTGTGTATATGAACATCACTCACCCAGAATATGCCAAGGCTTTACTATCCAGAACAG ATCCCAAGGATACTATCACTTATCATCATTTAATTTCCTGGATTG GTAAAGGATTATCGGTTTTATCTGGACAGATATGGGACAAACACAGAAAGCTGCTAACTTCATCGTTTCATTTTGATGTACTGAACCTGTATGTAAATCAGATGGCAGAGTCTACAAAGATCATGTTG GGCAAACTTGAAGAACAAATAACAAGTTCGGACACCATTGATATCTACCCATATGTCACCTTGATGACGCTGGATACCATAATAAAGTGTACACTTGGTTGGAACAGCAACTGCCAGATAGACAG GGAGAACACATACACTAATGATCTGCTAGAGCTCACAAGACTGCTGAATGAAAGACTCTGCTTCTTTCCTTATTACAGTGACTTTGTCTTTTCTTTCAGTCCTTCGGGATTTCTGTTTAGGAAGGTTTATAAAACCTCACAACAGCACACAG ccaatataataaaacaaagaagaGAGACCCTTCTACGCGAGGATAAACTGGATAAAGACCAGCAAAGTAGGCATCTGGATTTTTTGGAAATGCTTCTTGCTTCTCAA GATGAAAATGGTCAGGGTCTCTCTGATGAGGACATCCGTGCAGAGCTGGATACAATTATATTTGAAGGACATAACACAACTGCCAGTGGGATCTCCTGGATCTTATATTGCATGGCCAAATACCCAGAGCACCAGCATAAATGCCGGAAGGAGATCAGGGAGGTGCTTAGGGAGAGAGATACTTTGCAATG GAATGACCTGACTCTGTTTCCCTACACCACAATGTGTGTTAAAGAAAGTCTGCGACTGTATTCTCCAATGCCAATCCTTACTAGAAGACTCAGCAAACCAATTTCATTTTCTGATGGTCGGTCCTTACCTGAAG GTTGCCTGGTCTCCATGTGCATTGATAGCATCCATAGAAACCCTGAGGTCTGGGAAGATCCAGAG AGATTGTAG
- the LOC121403053 gene encoding cytochrome P450 4B1-like isoform X2 produces the protein MGLLESIYSVDIYRVVHLAAVFCLSVVLAKAILLYQRCTEISKALKAFPGPPSHWLYGQANEFHQDGQDLDRLLNWGLQYPYANPVWFGKFVVYMNITHPEYAKALLSRTDPKDTITYHHLISWIGKGLSVLSGQIWDKHRKLLTSSFHFDVLNLYVNQMAESTKIMLGKLEEQITSSDTIDIYPYVTLMTLDTIIKCTLGWNSNCQIDSPSGFLFRKVYKTSQQHTANIIKQRRETLLREDKLDKDQQSRHLDFLEMLLASQDENGQGLSDEDIRAELDTIIFEGHNTTASGISWILYCMAKYPEHQHKCRKEIREVLRERDTLQWNDLTLFPYTTMCVKESLRLYSPMPILTRRLSKPISFSDGRSLPEGCLVSMCIDSIHRNPEVWEDPEVFDPLRFSHENSVLLHSHAYLPFAAGPRNCIGQKFAMNEMTVAIALTLNAFELSLDPSQLPIKEALLVLKSKNGIHLRIQKQTQNK, from the exons ATGGGTTTGTTGGAGTCTATCTACTCTGTGGATATATACAGGGTTGTGCACCTCGCTGCTGTATTTTGTCTATCCGTGGTGTTGGCAAAGGCAATTCTGTTGTACCAAAGATGTACAGAAATCTCTAAAGCATTGAAAGCTTTTCCAGGACCTCCTAGCCACTGGCTGTATGGACAAGCTAATGAG TTTCACCAGGATGGGCAAGACCTTGACAGACTGTTGAACTGGGGATTACAGTATCCATATGCAAACCCTGTTTGGTTTGGGAAATTCGTTGTGTATATGAACATCACTCACCCAGAATATGCCAAGGCTTTACTATCCAGAACAG ATCCCAAGGATACTATCACTTATCATCATTTAATTTCCTGGATTG GTAAAGGATTATCGGTTTTATCTGGACAGATATGGGACAAACACAGAAAGCTGCTAACTTCATCGTTTCATTTTGATGTACTGAACCTGTATGTAAATCAGATGGCAGAGTCTACAAAGATCATGTTG GGCAAACTTGAAGAACAAATAACAAGTTCGGACACCATTGATATCTACCCATATGTCACCTTGATGACGCTGGATACCATAATAAAGTGTACACTTGGTTGGAACAGCAACTGCCAGATAGACAG TCCTTCGGGATTTCTGTTTAGGAAGGTTTATAAAACCTCACAACAGCACACAG ccaatataataaaacaaagaagaGAGACCCTTCTACGCGAGGATAAACTGGATAAAGACCAGCAAAGTAGGCATCTGGATTTTTTGGAAATGCTTCTTGCTTCTCAA GATGAAAATGGTCAGGGTCTCTCTGATGAGGACATCCGTGCAGAGCTGGATACAATTATATTTGAAGGACATAACACAACTGCCAGTGGGATCTCCTGGATCTTATATTGCATGGCCAAATACCCAGAGCACCAGCATAAATGCCGGAAGGAGATCAGGGAGGTGCTTAGGGAGAGAGATACTTTGCAATG GAATGACCTGACTCTGTTTCCCTACACCACAATGTGTGTTAAAGAAAGTCTGCGACTGTATTCTCCAATGCCAATCCTTACTAGAAGACTCAGCAAACCAATTTCATTTTCTGATGGTCGGTCCTTACCTGAAG GTTGCCTGGTCTCCATGTGCATTGATAGCATCCATAGAAACCCTGAGGTCTGGGAAGATCCAGAG GTGTTTGATCCATTGAGGTTCTCCCATGAAAATTCTGTGCTCTTGCATTCTCATGCATATCTTCCATTTGCAGCAGGACCAAG GAATTGCATTGGTCAGAAATTTGCAATGAATGAGATGACAGTCGCAATTGCTTTGACCTTAAATGCCTTTGAGTTGTCACTGGATCCATCACAACTACCCATCAAAGAAGCACTGCTTGTCCTTAAATCTAAAAATGGCATTCACTTGAGGatccaaaaacaaacacaaaacaaatga